Genomic DNA from Patescibacteria group bacterium:
AACCCCAACACTGTTGGTGGTGAATTGACTTGGTTAAATATTACCGATCCAGGCAAAGCTGAGATTCAATTTTTACGCCAAAGTAAAAAACACAACTTCTCACTCGCCCATCTTCAAGCTTCCTCCACTAAGGCAACGGCGCAAAGACCTTTGGTGGAAAAAGGTAGCGACTATCTCTTTCTCATTCTCCATTTTCCCGTCATGCGCAATGGTTCGATTTTTTCAACTGAGATTGAATTTTTTATTGGCAAAGATTATGTTGTTACCCTTCATGAAAATATCAAAGTTCTAAATGATTTTTTCAGCATTTGCAAAAAAGACGGCGAACGCTTACTGTCAACCAAGCACGAATCAACGGCTGTTTTGCTTTACGAAATATTAGAAAGATTAATGGTTGATACTTATCAAGTCTTAGACAAGATGAATATCTCCATTAACAACGTTGAGAAATTAATCTTTGAACAAGAAACTAAAAAAGCCGTTTCTGATATTTTATTTTTACGACGAAATATTATTAGCACCCGTCGCATTATGCAAAGCCACAAGAATATTATCAAAAAATTAACCCAACCAGAAACTGACTTAGTTGAAGACGCAGAGGTTCGTAAATATTATTTTACCTTATTAGAATTATCCAAAAGAATTTGGGAATCCCTAGAAAACCAGAAAGAAATGATTGAAGTCTTGAACAGTACTAATGAGTCGTTAATGAATTACAACATGAATGATATTATGAAAACACTGACAATAATCTCCGTAATTGTCTTTCCGCTCACCCTCTTTGCCGCTATATTCAGCATGAAAGTTGAAAACGGCATGCCCTTTCTTACTACACCGTATGGTTTTTGGTTTATCATCGGCTTAATGGTTATTGGAGGCCTATCAATGCTTCTATTTTTCAAAAAGAAAAAGTGGTTATAAGTTAACTACAAAGACAAAATAAAAGAACGTTCAATTATTGAACGTTCTTTTTGATTATATTCCTAATGTCTTCGATTGTTTCTACGCGCACAAACTCTTCACGTATCTTTCTAGCGCCCGGCAGGCCCTGCACATACCAGCACAAATGTTTCCGCATTTCTAATATCCCAGTCTTTCCTCTCAACTTAAACGCCGATTCGGCATGTTGTAAAGCAACATCAAAAACACTTGCCGGCAATTCACCACTTTTAATTTCACTAAAAATCCACGGCTTCCCAAACGCTCCCTGAGCAATCCCCAATCCATCTGCGCCAGACTTTATTAATAAATCTTGCGCACTTTGTAAATCCTTCACACCACCATTAGCAATAATAATTCCGCCAAAATGATTCCGCGCTTGTCTAATAATTTCCGCATCCACTTCACCCACATGCATCTGCTTCAAATCCCGCCCATGAATCATTACCGCTTTCACGTCCAAATCCTTAATATTATCCAAGAATTGTAAAGCGTCCACGTCGCCGGCTTTTTTTCGAATCTTCACAGACACCGGCACGGTCGCCGTCTTCACCACCACTTCCACCACCTTGCGTGATTGCACCAAATCCTTCGCCAATTCCGCCCCCGCATTCTGTTTCGCCACCTTTGGCACAGGACAGCCAAAATTAATATCAATTCCATCCGGTTTAATTTCTTTTTCAATTATCCGCACCGCCTTTTCAAAATTCCCCTCCTCACTCCCAAACAACTGCACCACATAAGGCCGCTCCGATTCCTCAAACCGCAACATCTCCAAAGTTTTCTCCGGCGCAAAACTAAGCGCATTTACCGATGCCATCTCACTATACACCACATCCGCACCATAAGCCTTGCACATCTGTCGAAAAGCCGAATCAGACACGCCCGCAATAGGAGCGAGACAGTAAAAAGGTTTATTCAGTTTTTGCCAGAAATTATTCATAAATTATTTTTTAACAGATACCAAAATCCCAAAATCTTTTTCTAATTCAATCTGGCCAAGCTCACTCACATCTTTTAAAATAATCAGCGCATAATTGTGCCCTGCTTTCAAGTCCACACTTTGCAACGCCACGCGCACTTTTCTTTTATTCCGATTTCGAATCACCGCCAATTTAGAAATTTTCTTACTAACAATAATAGCGACCTTGGTGTCGCCATCTGTATTGGGCAAGAATTTTAACAATAAAAAATTACTCTTCCGGCCGCGACCGCGGGCGAAGAGTTCATCAAAGTCTTTCTTTCTTGTTAGTGATTGATATTTCATTATTTTTTATAGTCTTTTAAATTATCCAATATTTCCGGAAAAGCAAAATCGCCCGTCCCTTCACAGAGATGATTGCCTTGTTGCAATAAATCGTCCTCTGGACTATCTGTATTTTTAATGACAATTATATCCGCGTTAAATTTTTCTTGCATAACAACCGCGCTCTTCAAAGGAATCAAGGGATCATTATCTGATTGATAAATGATAAACTTCACGGCACTTTGTTTTACTTTTTCATAATCAAGCAGTGTATTCGTAAAACTTTCCACCTCAGGAATACCCAGTGACTCAGAAAAACCAGCAACTAAAATCGCCACGGCCGCTTTTTGTCCGACTGGCACTTGCTCCAAAAATTTTAAAATCGCAATCACGCCCAAACTATGGCCGATGAAATAAGTATTTTCATCGACGACACCAACTAATTTATTCAAATACGCAATCCATTCGTCTTTGACTGGATGAGCCGTATTCGGCATCGCCGGCACAAAAACCTCAAAGCCAAGCTTGCTTGCTTCTAGTTTTAACCAAGGAAACCAATTACTATTTGGATCAGCTTCCCAACCATGGATTATAAATAGTCTTTTTGACATAAGTTAATAGAACTTATTTACCGCAGCATTTTTTATATTTCTTCCCTGATCCACAAGGACATAAATCATTGCGACCAACTTTGTTACCATCTTCATCTTTTACCTTTTCATGAATCAAGTCAACTGTTTCGCGATGACCGGCACTGTCATCTTTTTTATATTCTGCAAAACTAGCTGAGTTATCGCTCATAGTTTTCTCGGGAGCGCTGAATTGCTTCGCCTGTTCAAGCAAACTTGGCGCTTTAATTTCTTGCGCTTGACCGCCGTGCATCATGCCAATCTTATAAATACTATACACCACTTCCTTATCAATCAAATTATTAAGTTGGTTATAAAGACCGAAGGCTTCTTTTTTATATTCAATCAAAGGATCACGTTGACCGTAACCACGTAGGCCGATGCCTTGGCGCACGCTCGCCACTGCTTCCAAATGCTCAATCCACATCATGTCAATCGCGCGAATCAAGATTGATTTCTCGATATCACTCCAATCAACGCCCAAATCTTTGAGTCTCATTTGCAATTCATCATAAACATTCTTGGCCATTCCGTATAAATGCTCAATAATCTCTGTACGCGCTTTCGCTCGGTCGAACTTATGATCACCTTCCAAAAATTTCTTTTGTAAATCATCTTTTAATCGTTCTCCAATCGGAAAAATTGTGGTCATCGTCTGATAAATCTCGGCCACATTCCAATCCTTGATTTCATCAGCTGCCGCATGAAAAGCCACCACCTGCTCAATTTCATTCTCCACCATTGTTAAAATAATATCACTCAAAGTCTTCTTTTCGCCCTCAACTTCCGTAGAGGATTCACTTAATTTATTTATTTCGGACAAAGTCAAAATCTCCAAACGCTTACGATAAATCGCTTCTCGGTGTTTATTAATCACATCATCATAATCCACTAAATGCTTACGAATATCAAAGTTATTGCCTTCGACTTTTTTCTGAGCTGATTCAATAGATCTAGAAATTAGCTTATTCTCAATCGGCATATCTTCCGGCAATTTTAAACTAGTCATAATCGACTTCATTCGATCACCACCAAATATACGCATCAAGTCATCATCCATCGACACAAAGAATTGTGATGAACCAGGATCACCTTGACGACCGGCACGACCACGAAGTTGATTATCAATACGACGTGACTCATGACGCTCAGTACCAATCACGTGCAAACCACCCAATTCTTTCACCTTGCGGCTACTTTCCTGCCACTCGGCATATTCAGGACTGTCCTTTTCTGGTGCCACACCGCCAAGCATAATATCAACACCACGACCAGCCATATTAGTGGCAATCGTAATGGTACCCAGCTTACCGGCATCAGCAATAAAGCGCGCTTCCTTATCATGATTCTTGGCATTCAAAACTTGTGGCCGTAAGCCCTCGCGCTCCATAAAATTTGCCAAGAGCTCATTCTTTGCAATTGAAATCGTACCCACTAAAACCGGTTGCCCTTTTTTATGCAATTCCTTTACCGCTTGTGTCACCGCCGCAAACTTACCCATCTCCGTCTTGTAAATTAAATCATTTTGGTCAATTCTCACATTCGGCTTATTCGTTGGAATTGACACCACCTCCAAATTATAGATCTTATGAAACTCTTCAGCTTCTGTCGCCGCCGTACCAGTCATACCGGCTAATTTTTCGTATAATCTAAAATAATTTTGAAAGGTCACTGTTGCCAAAGTTTGCGATTCACGTTGAATCTTCACACTCTCTTTAGCTTCAATCGCTTGGTGCAAGCCCTCACTATAACGACGGCCATGCATCAATCGGCCGGTGAATTCGTCAACAATAACAACCTCACCATCTTTAACGATATAATCACGTTCGTTCAGGAATAATGCATGTGCTTTCAAAGCTTGTTCAATATGATGCACTTCACGAATGCCACCAATGGTATAAATATTCTCCACGCCCAACCATTTTTCCATTTTAGTAATACCAGCCTCAGACAATGTCGCCGCTTTCATTTTTTCATCAACGTTATAGTCTTCATTTTCTATTAATTGTTTTACCAGTTCAGAAAATTTATAATATTTATCAGTTGACTCTTCTGCTGGTGCAGAAATAATCAAAGGAGTACGCGCCTCATCAATCAAAATAGAATCAATTTCATCGACAATGGTATAATAAAAACCACGTTGCACCATCTGGTCCAAGCTCGATACCATATTATCTTTCAAGTAATCAAATCCGAATTCATTATTTGTTCCATAGACCACATCGCAGCGATACGCGTCTTGACGTGGCACCCGCTTGAAGTGTTTTAACTTCTCTTCCGTCTCAGCCTCATTAATATATTCCGGGTCATACTTCAAGGCACTCTCATGAATGATCACACCCGTTGTCATGCCCAAGGCTTCATAAATACGCGCGGTCAAACCAGCACCAACTTTAGACAAATAATCATTCACGGTAATCAACTGCACACTCTGTCCAGTCAAGGCATTCAAATACAAAGGCAAAGTCGCTACCAAGGTTTTACCCTCACCAGTCTTCATCTCTGCGATCTGCCCACGGTGCAAAATAATACCACCAACCATCTGCACATCATAATGCCTCTGCCCCACTGTTCGTCGCGCTGCCTCACGCACAGCTGCAAACGCCTCCGGCAACAATGCATTTAGCTTTTCTTGTAATTCCAGCTTAGACTTTTCATCCTTATTCTTCTCACTGGCTGCCTGCAATTGATAATTAGTAATTGGTATAATACCTAGTTCCGCGCGTAATTTTGCGGTTATACCCTGAAGCTCTTCAACACTCATAGCCTCATATTTCGCCTCTAAAGCATTAATTTGATCAACAATCGGTTGCAAGCTCTTAATTATTTTTAAATTTGGGTCTCCAAAAATTTTCGTAATAATAGACATAAATGCTCAAAAAAAAGCCCATACAATCACAGGACAAGTTTATAATAAATTTATTATTGAATAATATGCTTATTATAATAGCATTAGCTAGAAAAATCAAGATTATGTGAACCCTTCTCTATTGACACATCGTTTTTTATTATATATATTGATATATTATTATAAGAACAGTAATAACGAATCATTTTTTTATTCCTTCCCCAAGCTTGGTATAAAAACATTATTTAACCTAATATTAGGAGAAATACGTCAACCAGCCATTTTTTTTATTGCAAAAAAACTTCGAATTATGCTAACTCAAGACCAACAAATTTTTGAGCAGATCAAAAAATCTCAAAACATATTGATCACTTTCAATAAAACTTGGAGTGGCGACGCTGTTGCCTCTGCTCTTGCCTTTGGTATGGTTTTGAAAAAAATGGAGAAAAAGTTCGACATCATTGCCGAAAAACTCGAAAGATCAAATACTTTCAAATTCCTGCCTAATTATAATGACATCAAAGAAAATATCGAAAATCTACGCAAGTTCATTATCTCCCTTGATACCACTAATTCTCGAATTGAAAAAATTAAATACAAAAAAGAGGAACACTCTATCGAATTCATCGTCTATCCCAGTGATGGTTTTTTCTCGCACGAAAATATTACTTCCCGCTCTGGTGAATTCAAATATGATTTAATCATCACCCTTGATACTCCAGACCTAGAATCGTTGGGCAGAATCTATGACAAGGATACAGAATTTTTTTACCAAACCCCTATCATCAACATTGACCATCATTCCAATAATGAGGGTTATGGTCAAATCAATAAAACTGAACTATCAAATATCTCCACTTCAGAAATTGTTTTCAACATCATCAATGACACTTACAAAGATTTAATTGACGAAAACATTGCGACCTGCATTTTAGCCGGTATTATTTCTAAGACCAATAATTTTAAGACTCAGAACATCACACCACAGGTTTTAACTATTGCCTCTCAGCTTATTACCCTTGGGGCTAGACGCGAGCAAATCGTCAGCAAGCTCTATCGCTCTCGCTCATTAAATATTCTCAAACTTTGGGGCCGAGTTCTGGCTCGATTATCAAGCGCAAACGACAACAAGTTGGTCTGGTCAGTTTTAACCAAACAAGACTTAATTAAAACCAGTACTAACGAAGATGAAATTCCCGAAGTTATCAATGAACTAATCACCAATATCCCACAAGCAATGATTATTGTTATTCTTTACGAATCAGAACAAAATGACCAAGTTGTTACTAAGGCCATTATTCATACTATGAAAAATATTAATAGCCTCGACTTAGTTAAAAAATATAGCCCTATCGGCACCAAGAGCTTCTCCAGAATTACTCTTGCGAAAAACCCTAAAGAAGCGGAAACAGAGATAATTGAAACTATTAAAGAAAATCTAGGCAAGATAATACAACAATAAATGTTGTCTTGAAATAAATACTTTTCAATGATATTATAATTAAAGAATGACTAAAAATTAGTCTTTTTTAATTTTACACAAAATGCTCGCATAGCTCAGTTGGTTAGAGCACGGCTCTTAT
This window encodes:
- a CDS encoding alpha/beta hydrolase — protein: MSKRLFIIHGWEADPNSNWFPWLKLEASKLGFEVFVPAMPNTAHPVKDEWIAYLNKLVGVVDENTYFIGHSLGVIAILKFLEQVPVGQKAAVAILVAGFSESLGIPEVESFTNTLLDYEKVKQSAVKFIIYQSDNDPLIPLKSAVVMQEKFNADIIVIKNTDSPEDDLLQQGNHLCEGTGDFAFPEILDNLKDYKK
- a CDS encoding tRNA-dihydrouridine synthase, with amino-acid sequence MNNFWQKLNKPFYCLAPIAGVSDSAFRQMCKAYGADVVYSEMASVNALSFAPEKTLEMLRFEESERPYVVQLFGSEEGNFEKAVRIIEKEIKPDGIDINFGCPVPKVAKQNAGAELAKDLVQSRKVVEVVVKTATVPVSVKIRKKAGDVDALQFLDNIKDLDVKAVMIHGRDLKQMHVGEVDAEIIRQARNHFGGIIIANGGVKDLQSAQDLLIKSGADGLGIAQGAFGKPWIFSEIKSGELPASVFDVALQHAESAFKLRGKTGILEMRKHLCWYVQGLPGARKIREEFVRVETIEDIRNIIKKNVQ
- the rnpA gene encoding ribonuclease P protein component, which translates into the protein MKYQSLTRKKDFDELFARGRGRKSNFLLLKFLPNTDGDTKVAIIVSKKISKLAVIRNRNKRKVRVALQSVDLKAGHNYALIILKDVSELGQIELEKDFGILVSVKK
- the secA gene encoding preprotein translocase subunit SecA, producing the protein MSIITKIFGDPNLKIIKSLQPIVDQINALEAKYEAMSVEELQGITAKLRAELGIIPITNYQLQAASEKNKDEKSKLELQEKLNALLPEAFAAVREAARRTVGQRHYDVQMVGGIILHRGQIAEMKTGEGKTLVATLPLYLNALTGQSVQLITVNDYLSKVGAGLTARIYEALGMTTGVIIHESALKYDPEYINEAETEEKLKHFKRVPRQDAYRCDVVYGTNNEFGFDYLKDNMVSSLDQMVQRGFYYTIVDEIDSILIDEARTPLIISAPAEESTDKYYKFSELVKQLIENEDYNVDEKMKAATLSEAGITKMEKWLGVENIYTIGGIREVHHIEQALKAHALFLNERDYIVKDGEVVIVDEFTGRLMHGRRYSEGLHQAIEAKESVKIQRESQTLATVTFQNYFRLYEKLAGMTGTAATEAEEFHKIYNLEVVSIPTNKPNVRIDQNDLIYKTEMGKFAAVTQAVKELHKKGQPVLVGTISIAKNELLANFMEREGLRPQVLNAKNHDKEARFIADAGKLGTITIATNMAGRGVDIMLGGVAPEKDSPEYAEWQESSRKVKELGGLHVIGTERHESRRIDNQLRGRAGRQGDPGSSQFFVSMDDDLMRIFGGDRMKSIMTSLKLPEDMPIENKLISRSIESAQKKVEGNNFDIRKHLVDYDDVINKHREAIYRKRLEILTLSEINKLSESSTEVEGEKKTLSDIILTMVENEIEQVVAFHAAADEIKDWNVAEIYQTMTTIFPIGERLKDDLQKKFLEGDHKFDRAKARTEIIEHLYGMAKNVYDELQMRLKDLGVDWSDIEKSILIRAIDMMWIEHLEAVASVRQGIGLRGYGQRDPLIEYKKEAFGLYNQLNNLIDKEVVYSIYKIGMMHGGQAQEIKAPSLLEQAKQFSAPEKTMSDNSASFAEYKKDDSAGHRETVDLIHEKVKDEDGNKVGRNDLCPCGSGKKYKKCCGK
- a CDS encoding magnesium transporter CorA family protein, whose amino-acid sequence is MSNYQKISKNIHEVTIDNPNTVGGELTWLNITDPGKAEIQFLRQSKKHNFSLAHLQASSTKATAQRPLVEKGSDYLFLILHFPVMRNGSIFSTEIEFFIGKDYVVTLHENIKVLNDFFSICKKDGERLLSTKHESTAVLLYEILERLMVDTYQVLDKMNISINNVEKLIFEQETKKAVSDILFLRRNIISTRRIMQSHKNIIKKLTQPETDLVEDAEVRKYYFTLLELSKRIWESLENQKEMIEVLNSTNESLMNYNMNDIMKTLTIISVIVFPLTLFAAIFSMKVENGMPFLTTPYGFWFIIGLMVIGGLSMLLFFKKKKWL